From the Leptolyngbya sp. O-77 genome, one window contains:
- a CDS encoding glycosyltransferase family 2 protein — MTQSLPLTPATRLLVVIVNYRTPDLTIDTLRSLVPEIQAMPDTRVVVTDNLSPDDSVERISGAIAAEGWESWCTFMPLPKNGGFAYGNNAAIRPALQSAHPPDYVLLLNPDTIVRPRALQVLVQFMDEHPTVGIAGSRLEDPDGTPQRSAFRFHTLFSEIDDGLRLGIVSKLLNRWTVAPPVSDDTFQTDWVAGASMIIRRDVFDAVGLMDEEYFMYYEEMDFCLQAHRAGWPCWYVPESRVVHLVGQSSGVTNQKQAPKRRPQYWFDSRRRYFVKNHGWLYAAATDAVWASTFALWRLRRVLQQKPDADPPNFLSDFIANSVFLKGAEIKPARCS; from the coding sequence ATGACTCAATCTTTACCGCTGACCCCGGCAACCCGCCTGCTGGTGGTGATTGTGAACTATCGAACGCCCGACCTGACGATTGACACGCTGCGATCGCTCGTCCCCGAAATTCAGGCCATGCCCGATACCCGCGTGGTGGTGACCGATAACCTATCGCCGGATGATTCGGTGGAACGAATTAGTGGGGCGATCGCCGCTGAGGGCTGGGAATCCTGGTGTACCTTTATGCCCTTACCGAAAAACGGCGGCTTTGCCTATGGCAACAATGCGGCGATTCGGCCAGCGCTACAATCCGCACACCCGCCAGACTACGTGTTGCTGCTGAATCCGGACACGATTGTCCGTCCGCGAGCGCTGCAAGTGCTGGTTCAGTTTATGGACGAGCATCCCACCGTCGGCATTGCGGGCAGTCGGCTAGAAGATCCCGACGGCACGCCCCAGCGCTCAGCCTTCCGGTTTCACACGCTATTCAGCGAAATTGACGACGGGCTGCGGCTAGGCATCGTCAGCAAGCTGCTAAACCGCTGGACGGTTGCACCGCCTGTGTCTGATGACACCTTTCAGACCGACTGGGTGGCCGGAGCTAGCATGATCATCCGCCGGGACGTGTTCGATGCCGTCGGGCTGATGGACGAAGAATACTTCATGTATTACGAAGAGATGGACTTTTGCCTGCAAGCCCATCGCGCTGGTTGGCCCTGCTGGTATGTGCCAGAGAGCCGCGTCGTGCATCTGGTGGGGCAAAGCTCCGGTGTCACTAACCAAAAGCAAGCGCCCAAGCGTCGCCCACAATATTGGTTTGACTCGCGCCGCCGCTATTTTGTCAAAAACCACGGCTGGCTCTATGCCGCGGCGACCGATGCTGTGTGGGCTAGCACCTTTGCCCTATGGCGGTTGCGGCGCGTCCTCCAGCAAAAGCCCGATGCCGACCCGCCCAATTTCCTGTCCGATTTCATCGCCAACAGCGTGTTTCTAAAGGGAGCCGAAATTAAGCCTGCCCGCTGCTCGTGA
- a CDS encoding serine O-acetyltransferase, with translation MVAHTDPSMMSAASEDAPLSLWQQIKEDWIAHGRDWTKPGFRAVAVHRFGVWRMGIEPKLLRAPFSILYRAMFRHVRNVYGIELPYTVQLGRRVIIEHQGAIVIHGQTVIGDDSVIRQGVTMGNRYLDRPTEAPRLGKRVNVGAGAKILGAVTLGDDANVGANAVVLKDVPAGKTAVGIPARIID, from the coding sequence ATGGTTGCTCATACTGACCCCTCCATGATGTCTGCCGCTTCAGAGGATGCGCCGTTGTCGCTGTGGCAGCAGATCAAAGAAGACTGGATCGCCCACGGCCGCGATTGGACGAAGCCTGGGTTTCGTGCCGTGGCGGTGCATCGCTTTGGCGTGTGGCGCATGGGCATTGAGCCGAAGCTGCTGAGGGCCCCCTTCAGCATTCTCTACCGGGCCATGTTTCGCCATGTTCGCAATGTTTACGGGATCGAACTGCCTTACACGGTGCAGCTTGGGCGGCGCGTGATTATTGAACACCAAGGGGCGATCGTGATTCATGGACAAACGGTGATCGGCGACGACAGCGTGATTCGTCAGGGCGTGACGATGGGCAACCGCTATCTCGATCGCCCGACCGAAGCACCCCGCCTCGGCAAGCGGGTGAATGTAGGCGCGGGGGCGAAGATTCTGGGTGCAGTGACGCTGGGCGACGATGCAAATGTGGGTGCAAACGCTGTCGTGTTGAAGGATGTGCCCGCAGGCAAAACGGCAGTGGGCATTCCTGCCAGGATTATTGACTAG